In Thermocrinis jamiesonii, the genomic stretch TGAAGGTTAAGGGACTATCGAATTGCCTGTCAGGTCCATAAAGAATGGTCATCTTACCGTAAGCTGAATCTTCCAACGGTGCGATAAAGGATTCTCCAGCAGGTAGATTGCCGTAATCTCCAGGGTTGTGAAACAGGCCCGTATCCGCTATACCATACCTTCCTTTTATGGAAAACTCCAGTTGAGTTCCATCTGCTTTTATTTCCACCCACTCCCCTTCGGTTAGTATATCCGCCACTTCTGTGCTAATTTTGCCTACTTCGTTCCAATCCACATCCATGGGACCGTAAAACATTTCTGGTTCAAAAAGGGGCATGGATGCATACCTTACCCCGAAGTATTTCGTAAGAACTTTTCTGTAAAAGGTATGGGTTGTGGAGTAGTATGGAAAGGCTACCACCACCTGAGGCACATCCTTTGCATGCTCTTTGAGTATGCTTAAAACCTCTTCCTCTGAATAATTTTCTTTGTTTAGTATTCTGTCAAACAGACCTCTCTTTTTTAGCTCATCTATTGCAACTTCGCCAAAGGTGTTTAACCATACCTCTTCTGGTGGCTCCTTTCCGTGCTGTCCAAGGGAAGGATAGCATATTTTTTTTACCTGCTTAGATATTGATCTTCCAACCTCGTAAAATTCCTCAAGAAGGTCAATCAAATAGCTTTTTGTATCGTCAGTAATTAAAAGCAGACTCTCGCTCTCTTTCAAATTCATATTGACACGATAGAGCCTTTCTATGTGAGTCTCAAACATGTAATAAAAATTTAATACTTTTTAAACGGTTAAGGAAAGCAGTAAAGAGGGAAGAAGATTTATAAGCCTGACTTGCTCAAGAAGTCCAAAGATTTTAAGACCCAGCACGATAAGAAGGCCTCCACCTAAAAAGAGGGTGTTTGCAACAGATTGATCTCCTACAAACTTTCCCAAAAGGTAAAATCCAAAGGTTAAAGTCCCTTGGAAAGCAAGGACATAAAAAGCGGAAAATAAAACTCCCCTTCCAAATACACTACTTAAGATAGTTGAAGAGATCCCATCCATAAGTGCCTTTGAAAGTAAAAGACTACTGTCTTTCTTGTTTGCCTCAAGAAAGCATCCCATAAAGGTCATTGGACCAATGGTAAAAAGCAAAGATGCGGTCAAAAATCCAGACTTTTTCTCTCCCTGAAGCCTTTCCATCCTCTCTTCCAACCGCAGTATATATCCAATCCCACTTCCAAAGAGGAGCAAAAAGAAAATTTTTAGAATCTCCGGTTTGTTCTCTGTCAGGAGCTTTATTCCCAAAAGGATCGTAAAAACTCCTATGGCGTGGGTTATACCGTTTTTAAACCTTTCCGGTATGTATCTTTTGGCGTATAGTCCAACAGCAGAACCAAGGAGAATAAGTGCTGTATTTACCAGTGTGCCAAAGCCCACAAACATATGTTAGCTTTGCTGAGAGGTTTTAAGTATGTTGGAAAATAGCTCGTAAAGAAAGTCTGC encodes the following:
- a CDS encoding aminopeptidase, with amino-acid sequence MFETHIERLYRVNMNLKESESLLLITDDTKSYLIDLLEEFYEVGRSISKQVKKICYPSLGQHGKEPPEEVWLNTFGEVAIDELKKRGLFDRILNKENYSEEEVLSILKEHAKDVPQVVVAFPYYSTTHTFYRKVLTKYFGVRYASMPLFEPEMFYGPMDVDWNEVGKISTEVADILTEGEWVEIKADGTQLEFSIKGRYGIADTGLFHNPGDYGNLPAGESFIAPLEDSAYGKMTILYGPDRQFDSPLTFKFKDGAVEEVEGFDQYVEYLEKVFKEHERARIIAELGVGTNPKAKRADNILECEKIMGTVHIAIGDNHTFGGINKVPFHTDYVIFEPTVMIGGKGWQKLLLQKGRLRI
- a CDS encoding DUF554 family protein — translated: MFVGFGTLVNTALILLGSAVGLYAKRYIPERFKNGITHAIGVFTILLGIKLLTENKPEILKIFFLLLFGSGIGYILRLEERMERLQGEKKSGFLTASLLFTIGPMTFMGCFLEANKKDSSLLLSKALMDGISSTILSSVFGRGVLFSAFYVLAFQGTLTFGFYLLGKFVGDQSVANTLFLGGGLLIVLGLKIFGLLEQVRLINLLPSLLLSLTV